In Triticum aestivum cultivar Chinese Spring chromosome 5B, IWGSC CS RefSeq v2.1, whole genome shotgun sequence, the following proteins share a genomic window:
- the LOC123116077 gene encoding UDP-glycosyltransferase 90A1 yields MAFASSSTESHVLPHIAIFPFMAKGHTIPLIQLVHHLHRRRLATVTFFTTHGNAAFVREGLSGADDTAIVELVFPADVSGVPPGVESAEAVTSMASFVAFAHGVSLLQPQLEASLAAMEPPASLLVADAFLYWTNESAATLGVPKVSFFGISAFAQVMRELRISHDPCPALQLADVDGDGNPATFTVPEFPHIKLTLEDLMAPFGDPSSVAPMMELDSKLGKAIVESHGLIVNTFQGLEKPYMEFWNKHYRPTAWAIGPLCLSQTASSSSGDAGRPSWMEWLDEKAAAGRAVLYVALGTLAAIPEVQLKEVADGLERAEVDFIWAVRPDNIDLGAGFEERTKDRGLVVREWVDQLGILQHQSVRGFLSHCGWNSVLESVAAGVPLAVWPMHADQPFNAAFVVDELKIAVRVHTSDRTMRGLATTEEISEVVRKLMLGEAGIEAAKNVAGLSVLAVESVLKGGSSWKSVEEMISELCAPNMHANVEPSKEES; encoded by the coding sequence ATGGCTTTTGCTTCTTCCTCCACGGAATCCCATGTCCTCCCTCACATAGCAATCTTCCCCTTCATGGCCAAGGGCCACACCATCCCGCTCATCCAGCTTGTCCACCACCTCCATCGTCGCCGCCTGGCCACCGTGACCTTCTTCACAACCCATGGCAACGCAGCCTTCGTCCGCGAGGGACTGTCCGGGGCCGACGACACGGCCATCGTCGAGCTCGTGTTCCCCGCCGACGTTTCGGGCGTCCCGCCGGGCGTGGAGAGCGCCGAGGCGGTCACGTCCATGGCCTCCTTTGTCGCCTTCGCACACGGCGTGTCGCTGCTCCAGCCACAGCTCGAGGCGTCGCTCGCCGCCATGGAACCTCCGGCCAGCCTCCTCGTCGCCGACGCGTTCCTGTACTGGACGAACGAGTCGGCGGCCACGCTCGGCGTCCCGAAGGTGTCGTTCTTCGGCATCTCGGCGTTCGCACAGGTCATGAGGGAGCTGCGCATCAGCCACGACCCGTGCCCGGCGCTGCAGCTCGCCGACGTCGACGGCGACGGCAATCCGGCGACGTTCACGGTGCCTGAGTTCCCgcacatcaagctcacgttggagGACTTGATGGCGCCCTTCGGCGACCCGTCGTCGGTCGCGCCGATGATGGAGCTGGACAGCAAGCTGGGGAAGGCCATAGTGGAGAGCCATGGCCTGATCGTCAACACCTTCCAAGGCCTAGAGAAACCGTACATGGAGTTCTGGAACAAGCACTATAGGCCCACGGCCTGGGCCATCGGCCCGCTCTGCCTCTCCCAGACCGCGTCTTCTTCGTCGGGTGACGCCGGCCGGCCATCATGGATGGAGTGGCTGGACGAGAAGGCAGCCGCCGGCCGGGCCGTGCTGTACGTCGCGCTCGGGACGCTGGCCGCGATACCAGAGGTGCAGCTGAAGGAAGTTGCAGACGGGCTGGAGCGGGCCGAGGTAGATTTCATATGGGCCGTGAGGCCCGATAATATCGATCTTGGTGCAGGGTTCGAGGAGCGTACCAAGGACAGAGGCTTAGTGGTGAGGGAATGGGTGGACCAATTGGGAATTTTGCAGCACCAGAGCGTGAGAGGGTTTCTGAGTCACTGCGGGTGGAACTCGGTGCTAGAGAGTGTTGCAGCTGGCGTGCCACTGGCAGTTTGGCCCATGCATGCTGATCAACCTTTCAATGCAGCGTTTGTAGTCGATGAGCTCAAGATCGCGGTTAGGGTCCACACGAGTGATAGAACGATGCGGGGTTTGGCCACAACCGAGGAAATATCGGAAGTGGTCAGGAAGCTTATGCTCGGGGAGGCCGGAATTGAAGCGGCAAAGAATGTTGCCGGGCTATCGGTGCTAGCTGTGGAGTCCGTACTGAAGGGAGGGTCCTCTTGGAAATCAGTGGAGGAGATGATCAGTGAGTTGTGTGCACCCAACATGCATGCAAATGTTGAGCCAAGCAAGGAGGAGTCTTGA